The following proteins come from a genomic window of Geothrix edaphica:
- a CDS encoding DUF350 domain-containing protein, producing the protein MITNQLLHQLLVAAVFSLLGLVILGVVWLVLVKILPFSLRKEMEDDQNIALGIVLGSLILGISLIIAAAIHG; encoded by the coding sequence ATGATCACGAACCAGCTGCTCCACCAGCTCCTCGTCGCCGCCGTCTTCTCCCTTCTCGGCCTCGTCATCCTCGGCGTGGTCTGGCTGGTGCTCGTGAAGATCCTGCCCTTCTCCCTCCGCAAGGAGATGGAGGACGACCAGAACATCGCCCTCGGCATCGTCCTCGGCAGCCTCATCCTGGGCATCAGCCTCATCATCGCCGCCGCGATCCATGGGTGA
- a CDS encoding DUF4178 domain-containing protein: MSPLASCPSCGASLSFRPGTMVAVCSYCKALAARRDRDPELIGKVADLVETGSPLGLGATGRYTGRSFTLAGRVQLKHPLGGIWDEWYLALDDGRWGWLAEAQGRFYLTFTQTPHGVLPTPADLQVGGLADLGPDGLWTVGEVSEASFHSAEGEIPWAVEPGASYRYADLSGRNGAFATLDYGEDPPLFFLGREIALAELGIQGGTRKPPKVGTQSLNCPKCGGALALRAPDQTLRVGCPSCGSLLAAEGGKLAFLKSLKQPHQDVVIPLGAEGTLRGESVICIGQLRRSCHVEGTDYPWNEYLLLDSHHGFQWLVQSDGHWSLAVAVAPGEVPQVRDGQKNLWTQGHNWRRFQDVEAVVEGVWGEFYWTVEQGERVEVAEFVAPPRSLTRERQAHKGGGGEVNWSLSTYLEPREVWAAFRLEGVPPEPTGIASFQPNPHKAALAKSALWLVGALGLLLLLVMVESITHRNTELFHRQLNLYDLARIQADAPGAARQGIPARRPPAPVGSTAPAPAEAQEPVFFSDPIEIRDAHRNLAVTLSAPVNNSWVGLEGALVSETTGVAELFLVESSWYHGVDGGESWSEGDQAQTVFLSAVPAGSYVLRLAPQWDGKVPPVRVIDVRLRQGVMRWLYPGLALLAILVVPLLMVFRMAAFESRRWQESMYAPNVGASGSDD, encoded by the coding sequence ATGAGCCCCCTCGCCTCCTGCCCCAGCTGCGGTGCCTCCCTGAGCTTCCGGCCCGGGACCATGGTGGCCGTCTGTTCGTACTGCAAGGCCCTGGCGGCCCGGCGCGACCGGGATCCCGAGCTCATCGGCAAGGTCGCCGACCTGGTGGAGACGGGCTCACCCCTGGGCCTGGGCGCCACGGGACGCTACACGGGACGGTCCTTCACACTCGCCGGCCGGGTGCAGCTCAAGCATCCCCTGGGTGGCATCTGGGACGAGTGGTACCTGGCCCTGGACGACGGCCGCTGGGGCTGGCTGGCGGAGGCGCAGGGCCGCTTCTACCTGACCTTCACCCAGACGCCCCACGGCGTGCTGCCCACCCCGGCGGACCTGCAGGTCGGCGGGCTTGCGGACCTGGGGCCCGACGGCCTCTGGACCGTGGGGGAAGTCAGCGAGGCCTCCTTCCACAGCGCCGAGGGCGAGATCCCATGGGCCGTGGAGCCCGGCGCCAGCTACCGCTACGCGGACCTGTCGGGCCGCAATGGCGCCTTCGCCACCCTCGACTACGGCGAGGATCCGCCCCTCTTCTTCCTGGGCCGCGAGATCGCCCTGGCCGAGCTCGGCATCCAGGGCGGAACCCGCAAACCGCCCAAGGTGGGCACCCAGAGTCTCAACTGCCCCAAGTGCGGCGGCGCCCTGGCCCTCCGCGCCCCGGACCAGACGCTGCGCGTGGGCTGCCCCAGCTGCGGCAGCCTGCTGGCGGCCGAGGGCGGCAAGCTGGCCTTCCTCAAGAGCCTGAAGCAGCCGCACCAGGATGTGGTGATCCCCCTGGGCGCGGAAGGCACCCTGCGCGGCGAGTCCGTCATCTGCATCGGCCAGCTGCGGCGGAGCTGCCACGTCGAGGGCACCGACTACCCGTGGAACGAGTACCTGCTGCTGGACAGCCACCACGGCTTCCAGTGGCTGGTGCAGAGCGACGGCCACTGGAGCCTGGCCGTGGCCGTGGCGCCGGGCGAGGTCCCCCAGGTCCGCGACGGGCAGAAGAACCTCTGGACCCAGGGTCACAACTGGCGGCGCTTCCAGGATGTGGAGGCCGTCGTAGAGGGCGTCTGGGGCGAGTTCTACTGGACCGTGGAGCAGGGCGAGCGGGTGGAGGTGGCCGAGTTCGTGGCGCCGCCCCGCAGCCTCACCCGCGAGCGCCAGGCGCACAAGGGCGGGGGCGGTGAGGTGAACTGGAGCCTCTCCACCTACCTGGAGCCCCGGGAGGTCTGGGCCGCCTTCAGGCTCGAAGGCGTGCCGCCCGAGCCCACCGGCATCGCCTCCTTCCAGCCCAATCCCCACAAGGCGGCACTGGCGAAATCCGCCCTCTGGCTCGTGGGAGCCCTGGGCCTCCTGCTGCTGCTCGTGATGGTGGAGTCCATCACCCACCGCAACACCGAGCTGTTCCACCGGCAGCTGAACCTGTACGACCTGGCCCGGATCCAGGCCGACGCCCCGGGCGCCGCCCGGCAGGGCATTCCGGCCCGGAGGCCGCCGGCCCCGGTGGGCTCGACCGCGCCGGCCCCTGCAGAAGCCCAGGAACCCGTGTTCTTCTCCGATCCCATCGAGATCAGGGATGCCCACCGGAACCTGGCCGTCACCCTCAGCGCCCCCGTGAACAACAGCTGGGTGGGCCTGGAAGGGGCCCTGGTGAGCGAGACCACCGGCGTGGCGGAGCTCTTCCTCGTGGAATCGAGCTGGTACCACGGCGTGGATGGCGGCGAGTCCTGGTCCGAGGGCGACCAGGCCCAGACCGTGTTCCTCAGCGCCGTGCCGGCGGGCAGCTATGTGCTGCGCCTCGCCCCCCAGTGGGACGGGAAGGTGCCGCCCGTCCGGGTCATCGACGTGCGCCTGCGCCAGGGCGTCATGCGCTGGCTGTATCCGGGCCTGGCCCTCCTGGCCATCCTCGTGGTGCCCCTGCTCATGGTGTTCCGCATGGCGGCGTTCGAAAGCCGACGCTGGCAGGAGAGCATGTACGCGCCGAACGTGGGCGCCTCCGGGAGTGACGACTGA